The Drosophila nasuta strain 15112-1781.00 chromosome 2L, ASM2355853v1, whole genome shotgun sequence genome window below encodes:
- the LOC132791204 gene encoding inositol polyphosphate multikinase, translating into MVAVVAAVTPAVPLGYRQLGTQVAGHTFEASNAAAVGLLQDGRVFKPLGKPECGLREIQFYESLAAATSTIAAAAGDAGKAENAADNDLALLAALAEHVPRYYGQRKLVVNQREHTFLQLEDLTHGMAKPCVMDVKIGKRTWDPLSSPHKRAIEQQKYVMCKQNLGLCLPGFQVYQQEQPCGKTILIRHGRDYGKSLNVEGFHQALALFFNVQPAHANVPQLLREVLRQLHGIHSWFKRQRLLHFYASSLLICYDFDRLSNPSSQQNGYHHEPPVTPAIKPPDQWIRVRCIDFAHIFPAADAQPDENYMFGLQSLIDIVESMLQR; encoded by the exons ATGGTGGCCGTGGTGGCGGCGGTGACACCTGCGGTTCCCCTGGGCTATCGACAGTTGGGAACACAGGTGGCTGGACACACATTCGAAGCGAGCAACGCGGCCGCCGTTGGACTGCTGCAGGAT GGACGCGTTTTCAAACCGCTGGGCAAACCGGAATGCGGCCTCCGAGAGATACAGTTCTATGAGTCACTCGCAGCAGCGACATcaacaattgctgctgctgcagggGATGCGGGGAAAGCAGAAAACGCTGCTGACAATGACCTCGCGCTGCTGGCAGCGTTGGCAGAGCACGTGCCGCGTTATTATGGCCAGCGGAAGCTGGTGGTGAATCAACGCGAACACACATTTCTACAGCTCGAGGATCTGACCCATGGCATGGCTAAGCCATGTGTGATGGATGTGAAGATTGGCAAACGCACCTGGGATCCTCTGTCGTCGCCACACAAGCGCGCCATTGAGCAGCAAAAGTATGTGATGTGCAAACAGAACCTAGGCCTGTGTCTGCCCGGTTTTCAAGTGTATCAGCAGGAACAGCCTTGTGGCAAGACGATACTCATTCGCCATGGACGAGATTACGGCAAAAGTCTCAATGTCGAGGGGTTCCACCAAGCCTTGGCGCTCTTCTTCAACGTCCAGCCAGCACATGCGAATGTTCCCCAGCTGCTCCGCGAGGTGTTGCGACAGCTGCACGGCATCCACAGCTGGTTCAAGCGACAGCGTCTGCTGCACTTCTACGCCAGCTCGCTGCTCATCTGCTACGACTTCGACAGGCTGAGCAACCCAAGTTCCCAGCAGAATGGCTACCATCACGAGCCACCAGTAACTCCAGCCATTAAGCCACCAGATCAATGGATTCGCGTGCGTTGCATAGACTTTGCACACATCTTTCCCGCCGCCGACGCACAG
- the LOC132791821 gene encoding uncharacterized protein LOC132791821, whose translation MLQAWHITVLALMAFYLCGQVHFAAGLECYVCSNQTGNTEKCLNTIKTCESFENVCGTEIRWGSQPYFSEGALKQYYVSKRCMTKEQCQSKRRRYMQLYCTHIWYEDWACNECCQGDRCNYFVISGATERRSSLLTLLGTLAGAWLLLRRVSTP comes from the exons ATGTTGCAAGCCTGGCACATCACAGTGCTGGCCCTGATGGCGTTCTATCTCTGTGGCCAAG TGCACTTTGCGGCTGGACTCGAGTGCTATGTGTGCTCCAATCAGACGGGGAACACGGAGAAGTGTCTGAACACGATCAAAACCTGCGAATCATTTGAGAATGTCTGCGGCACCGAGATTCGCTGGGGCAGCCAACCATATTTCTCAGAGGGAGCTTTGAAGCAATATTATGTGTCTAAGCGTTGCATGACCAAGGAACAGTGTCAGTCGAAGCGACGTCGCTACATGCAGCTCTACTGTACGCACATCTGGTACGAGGATTGGGCATGCAACGAGTGCTGCCAAGGCGACAGATGCAACTACTTTGTCATT AGTGGCGCAACGGAGCGTAGAAGCAGCTTGCTCACACTACTAGGAACGCTAGCGGGAGCTTGGCTACTTTTGCGGCGTGTCAGCACGCCCTAA